The following is a genomic window from Nymphaea colorata isolate Beijing-Zhang1983 unplaced genomic scaffold, ASM883128v2 scaffold0105, whole genome shotgun sequence.
ACGATGGCGCGCTGGGCCAACTCGTAGTAGCGCACGATCGCCTTCATCATGCCGGTCGTCTTAATCGATAATCGATTACCTTCTAGAGGGGGCAGGTGAAGTCGTGCTCAGAGAAAGCGTTCTGCTGCAGGAACTCTCCCTTGATGATGTTGGCGATCTCGAGGGTGAGCTTCTGGTCCTCGGAGAGGGAGTCCTTGCCGACCAGTTGCACGATTTCGTTGAGTTCCACTTCCTCGTGCAGGATTTCCTTGATCCTCTGTCTGAGGCTGGAGAACTCCTTGTCGTAGTTCTCGTTGAAGTACTTGTCGAGCTGTCTCTCGTAGTTGGAGGTGGAGATGGTCCAGTTGACGGAGGGGAAGTGCTTCTTCTGGGCCAGTTTTTTGTCGAGTCCCCAGAAGACCTGCACGATGGAGAGGGTGGAGGTGGTGACGGGATCGGCGAAGTCACCGCCGGGAGGACTCACAGCGCCCACGATGGTGATGGATCCCTTACGTTCAGGAGATCCGAGGCAGGTCACCTTACCTGCTCTCTCGTAGAACTGTGCGAGTTTGGTGGCAAGATAGGCGGGGTAGCCGGAGTCACCGGGCATCTCTGCCAGACGGCCAGAGATTTCTCTGAGGGCCTCTGCCCATCGGGAAGTGGAATCAGCCATCATGGAGACGTTCCTGCCCATGTCGCGGAAGTACTCGGCGAGAGTGATGCCGGTGTAGATGCTGGCCTCTCTGGCGGCGACGGGCATGTTGGAGGTATTGGCGACCAGGGACGTCCTTTGCATGATAGAGACTTCCTTGCCGTTCTTGATGGTAGTGAGGGCGGGGAATTCCTCGAGCACTTCAGCCATTTCGTTTCCGCGCTCACCGCAGCCGACGTAGATGATGACCTCGCTGTTGGAGTGCTTGGAGAGGGCTTGGGAAATGCAGGTCTTTCCGCAGCCGAAGGCGCCGGGGATGGCGCAGGTTCCGCCGAGGATGGAGGGGAACATGGCGTCGAGGACTCTCTGTCCGGTGATGAGGGGGACGTCTCCTGCGAGTTTTTCGACGATGGGCCTGGGCTGTCTGACTGGCCACTTGTGGCTCATGGAGTACTTGGTCCTCTTGccgtcgagttcgagttcgaggaCTTCCTCGTGGATGTTGTAGGAGCCGGCGGGGGCGACGTAGGTGACTCTGCCCTTGCACTTGGGAGGCACCAGGATGCTGTGTTCGGAGAAGAGACTGTTCTCGTAGACGGTACCGAAGATGTCGCCCTGTGAGAGGATGTCCCCCTACTTGATGGAAGTTGGTCGGAATTACCACAGCTTGGTCGGGTTTAGTGAAGGCACGTCTACACCCTTAGGCACGAACACGGATTGAGAGTACTCAGCAATGACCTTGAGGGGACGCTGGATACCGTCGAATATCTGATCAAGGATGCCTGGACCGAGTTCCACCGATAGCGGTTGTTTAGTTCTCTCAACAGGATCGCCCACGGTCAGGCCGGCTGAATCGTCAAGCAGTTACATGTGTCTTCGTAGCACTGGATGTAGGCTGAGTCTCCGTCCAGTTTGATGATCTCTCCGACCAGTTTGTCGTAGCCCACCTTCACCAGCTCGTACATCTTGGATCCTCCCATTCTTTCGGCGACGACGACTGCATAGGGCGAGACTTACGCGGTCCTGAGACTTTGAAGATCTTTCCGTAGGAACTCTCCTTCTCGCGAAGCTACTCAATGTAGGTCTTTTGCTCCATTGTCGACAAATCTAATTATAGTAGTTTTAATCAAATCCCATCAGATGACCGTAGGGATATGAGG
Proteins encoded in this region:
- the LOC116268090 gene encoding LOW QUALITY PROTEIN: V-type proton ATPase catalytic subunit A-like (The sequence of the model RefSeq protein was modified relative to this genomic sequence to represent the inferred CDS: deleted 6 bases in 3 codons; substituted 4 bases at 4 genomic stop codons); this encodes MEQKTYIEXLREKESSYGKIFKVSGPRKSRPMVVVAERMGGSKMYELVKVGYDKLVGEIIKLDGDSAYIQCYEDTCNCLTIAGLTVGDPVERTKQPLSVELGPGILDQIFDGIQRPLKVIAEYSQSVFVPKGVDVPSLNPTKLWXFRPTSIKXGDILSQGDIFGTVYENSLFSEHSILVPPKCKGRVTYVAPAGSYNIHEEVLELELDGKRTKYSMSHKWPVRQPRPIVEKLAGDVPLITGQRVLDAMFPSILGGTCAIPGAFGCGKTCISQALSKHSNSEVIIYVGCGERGNEMAEVLEEFPALTTIKNGKEVSIMQRTSLVANTSNMPVAAREASIYTGITLAEYFRDMGRNVSMMADSTSRWAEALREISGRLAEMPGDSGYPAYLATKLAQFYERAGKVTCLGSPERKGSITIVGAVSPPGGDFADPVTTSTLSIVQVFWGLDKKLAQKKHFPSVNWTISTSNYERQLDKYFNENYDKEFSSLRQRIKEILHEEVELNEIVQLVGKDSLSEDQKLTLEIANIIKGEFLQQNAFSEHDFTCPLXKVIDYIKTTGMMKAIVRYYELAQRAIVETAKRPDRINFAFLKSQTGVQLNKLKQMKFQDPKVDRKQLSEIFNNLVDEITTVFKNLMNK